One window of the Flavobacteriales bacterium genome contains the following:
- the infB gene encoding translation initiation factor IF-2 → MAEGILRRLGAVARDLNVGTATIVDFLKGKGYSDINPNSKLDEKMYSILVGEFAADRKLKMEAEAKAELLQQRKDERIAASEEQEEEKAAAQKVKELEKVKELEKVQVVRVETEKMTGPKVMGTMNLDDLTPEARRKKQEEEKAKKEKEAAQAAAKAKVEKEEAEKKAEADSKQAEADKVESEVIKVNVERLAGAKVLGKMELPVEKPKEKKPVATSNDSADKKRKRKRVRRPVPGETTTPGAAPAAGQRSGGAPGQRRDKKPELTDEEIQKQIKETLARLSGGNSKSKGSKYRREKRQAYQERVLEEEEQSELDKKTIKVTEFVTANELAKMMDVQVNEIIAACMSLGLFVSINQRLDAETLSIVAEEFGHEVQFVSAEVQDSILEEPDNEEAMVERPPIVTIMGHVDHGKTSLLDYIRDANVIAGEAGGITQHIGAYGVELENGKRIAFLDTPGHEAFTAMRARGAQVTDVVIIVVAADDAVMPQTKEAINHAQAAAVPMIFAINKIDKAGANPEKIKEQLASMNILVEDWGGKYQCEEISAKSGLNVDKLLEKVLLEAELLELKADPSKRAVGTIIESELDKGRGYVSTMLVQSGTLKIGDVILAGGHSGKVKALFNERGVPMKQAGPSMPAQVLGLDGAPSSGDTFNVMEDEKEARSVATRRLQLQREQGLRTHKHITLDEIGRRIAIGDFQELNLIVKGDVDGSIEALSDSLLKLSTPKIAVNIIMKGVGQISESDVLLASASDAIVIGFQVRPSVNARKVAEQEQIQIKLYSIIYDAIDEVKSAMEGMLAPEFEEKIVGNIEVRETFKITRVGTIAGCMVLDGKVSRNTKVRVIRDGIVVYTGELASLKRFKEDVKEVAKGFECGLNIDRFNDIKVGDIIEGYEIVEVKAKL, encoded by the coding sequence ATGGCAGAAGGAATACTGAGAAGATTAGGTGCAGTAGCAAGAGACCTCAATGTGGGAACGGCAACAATTGTCGATTTCCTCAAAGGCAAGGGCTATTCGGATATCAACCCCAACTCCAAGTTGGATGAGAAGATGTATAGCATTCTTGTGGGCGAATTTGCGGCTGACCGAAAGCTTAAGATGGAGGCCGAAGCCAAAGCTGAATTGCTTCAGCAGCGCAAGGACGAACGTATTGCAGCTTCAGAAGAGCAGGAAGAAGAGAAAGCTGCGGCTCAGAAAGTAAAAGAGCTCGAGAAAGTAAAAGAGCTCGAGAAAGTACAAGTGGTGAGGGTTGAGACCGAGAAGATGACCGGTCCGAAGGTGATGGGTACCATGAACTTGGATGACCTTACCCCTGAAGCCCGCAGAAAAAAGCAGGAAGAGGAGAAAGCCAAGAAAGAGAAGGAAGCTGCCCAAGCTGCTGCTAAAGCGAAAGTTGAGAAAGAAGAAGCTGAGAAAAAAGCTGAGGCCGACTCAAAGCAAGCAGAGGCCGACAAAGTGGAGAGTGAGGTTATTAAGGTAAATGTGGAGAGGCTTGCTGGAGCTAAGGTTCTTGGTAAAATGGAGCTTCCGGTTGAGAAACCAAAGGAGAAAAAGCCGGTTGCCACTTCAAATGATTCGGCTGATAAAAAGCGCAAGAGAAAACGGGTAAGAAGACCGGTTCCTGGAGAAACCACAACACCTGGTGCCGCACCAGCAGCAGGCCAACGAAGTGGAGGAGCACCAGGACAAAGGCGCGACAAGAAGCCAGAGCTTACGGACGAAGAAATCCAAAAGCAGATAAAGGAAACACTTGCCCGTTTGAGCGGTGGAAACAGCAAATCCAAAGGTTCGAAATACCGTAGAGAAAAACGCCAAGCTTATCAGGAACGCGTTCTTGAGGAAGAAGAACAATCTGAACTTGACAAGAAGACAATCAAGGTAACCGAGTTCGTTACGGCCAATGAGTTGGCTAAGATGATGGATGTTCAGGTGAATGAGATTATCGCGGCCTGTATGAGTTTAGGTCTTTTCGTGTCCATCAATCAACGTTTGGATGCGGAAACACTTAGTATCGTTGCTGAGGAATTCGGACACGAAGTTCAATTCGTAAGTGCGGAGGTTCAAGATTCAATCCTAGAAGAGCCAGATAATGAGGAGGCGATGGTTGAAAGACCACCGATCGTCACCATCATGGGTCACGTTGACCACGGTAAAACATCCTTGCTCGATTATATCCGCGATGCGAACGTAATTGCGGGCGAAGCCGGTGGAATTACGCAGCACATTGGTGCATACGGTGTGGAACTTGAAAACGGAAAGCGAATTGCGTTCTTGGATACACCAGGTCACGAAGCGTTTACCGCAATGCGTGCCCGTGGTGCGCAGGTTACAGACGTTGTGATCATCGTTGTTGCAGCAGATGATGCTGTGATGCCTCAGACCAAAGAAGCCATTAACCACGCTCAAGCAGCTGCAGTGCCAATGATCTTCGCCATCAATAAAATTGATAAAGCAGGCGCCAATCCTGAAAAGATCAAGGAGCAACTTGCTTCCATGAACATTCTTGTTGAAGATTGGGGTGGAAAATATCAGTGCGAAGAAATTTCTGCGAAATCAGGACTAAACGTGGATAAGTTGCTTGAAAAAGTATTGCTCGAAGCAGAACTGCTTGAGCTGAAAGCAGACCCTTCCAAACGTGCTGTAGGAACAATCATTGAAAGTGAGCTTGATAAAGGTCGTGGATACGTTTCAACCATGTTGGTTCAATCAGGTACTTTGAAGATCGGAGACGTGATTCTTGCCGGTGGCCACAGCGGGAAAGTGAAGGCGCTTTTCAACGAGCGTGGAGTGCCGATGAAACAGGCAGGCCCGTCAATGCCGGCACAAGTGCTTGGTCTGGACGGAGCACCATCTTCTGGAGACACCTTCAACGTAATGGAAGATGAGAAGGAAGCGCGTTCAGTAGCAACAAGAAGGTTGCAGCTGCAACGTGAGCAAGGACTGAGAACTCACAAGCATATTACGCTTGATGAGATCGGACGAAGAATTGCTATCGGAGATTTCCAAGAATTGAACCTGATTGTAAAAGGTGACGTGGACGGATCTATTGAAGCTCTTTCGGATTCGTTACTCAAACTTTCTACACCGAAGATCGCGGTCAATATCATCATGAAAGGCGTTGGTCAGATTTCCGAATCGGATGTATTGCTAGCTTCTGCTTCTGATGCAATTGTTATCGGATTCCAAGTTAGACCATCTGTTAATGCACGTAAAGTAGCGGAGCAAGAACAGATTCAGATCAAGCTTTATAGCATCATTTACGATGCCATCGATGAGGTGAAATCGGCCATGGAAGGTATGTTGGCCCCAGAATTCGAAGAGAAGATCGTTGGCAACATCGAGGTTCGCGAAACATTCAAGATCACACGTGTCGGTACAATTGCCGGATGTATGGTGCTTGACGGAAAAGTGAGCCGAAACACCAAGGTTCGTGTCATCCGAGATGGTATCGTTGTGTACACAGGCGAATTGGCATCCCTCAAACGATTCAAAGAAGACGTGAAAGAAGTAGCTAAAGGATTTGAATGTGGTTTGAACATCGATAGGTTCAACGACATCAAAGTTGGCGACATCATTGAAGGTTACGAGATTGTAGAAGTGAAGGCAAAGCTTTAA
- the nusA gene encoding transcription termination factor NusA gives MNSLNLIESFLEFKEFKNIDRVTMMSILEDVFRSLLIKQYGTDENIDVIINVDKGDLEIWRNREIVADDDLEDDVLQIPLSEALKIEADFEVGEEVSEPVKLEDFGRRAVLAIRQNLASRIMDLEKDNVFRKYKDREGEMITGEVYQIWKREILILDDEGNELILPKTEQIPSDYFKKGDTVRAVIKEVEMRNNNPVVIMSRTDSRFLERLFENEVPEVFDGLITIKKIVRVPGERAKVAVESYDDRIDPVGACVGMKGSRIHGIVRELRNENIDVINFTNNSQLFIQRALSPAKITRIELRDDKGRADVYLKPDQVSLAIGKGGFNIRLAGQLTGYEIDVYRDSDVDVEDVDLEEFADEIEGWVLDELKAIGCDTAKSVLEIGKADLVKRTDLEEETVDELIKILKEEFAD, from the coding sequence ATGAACAGTTTAAATCTTATAGAGTCGTTTTTGGAATTCAAAGAATTCAAAAACATTGACAGGGTGACAATGATGAGCATTTTGGAGGATGTGTTCCGCTCATTACTCATAAAGCAATACGGTACAGATGAGAACATCGATGTGATCATTAACGTTGATAAGGGTGACCTTGAGATCTGGAGAAATCGAGAGATTGTTGCAGATGATGACTTGGAAGACGATGTATTGCAAATTCCATTGTCAGAAGCTCTTAAGATTGAGGCTGACTTTGAAGTAGGTGAGGAAGTGTCTGAACCTGTGAAACTCGAAGATTTTGGACGTAGAGCAGTTTTGGCCATCCGCCAAAATCTTGCTTCAAGAATCATGGATCTTGAAAAAGACAATGTTTTCAGAAAGTATAAAGACCGAGAAGGTGAGATGATCACTGGAGAGGTTTATCAGATATGGAAACGAGAGATTCTGATCTTGGATGACGAAGGGAACGAATTGATCCTTCCTAAAACAGAACAGATTCCAAGCGATTATTTCAAGAAAGGCGATACGGTTAGAGCCGTTATCAAAGAAGTGGAGATGAGAAACAACAATCCGGTTGTTATCATGTCTAGAACAGATTCTCGATTTTTGGAGCGACTGTTTGAAAATGAAGTTCCTGAGGTTTTTGATGGTCTTATTACCATTAAAAAGATTGTTCGTGTTCCGGGAGAGCGCGCAAAAGTTGCTGTGGAATCTTATGACGACCGAATCGACCCTGTTGGAGCGTGTGTAGGTATGAAAGGTTCAAGAATTCATGGAATTGTTCGTGAGCTTCGCAACGAAAACATCGATGTGATTAATTTCACCAATAATTCGCAGCTTTTCATCCAACGGGCTTTGAGTCCAGCGAAGATCACTCGGATTGAGTTGCGTGATGATAAAGGAAGAGCTGATGTCTACCTGAAGCCAGATCAGGTTTCATTGGCCATCGGAAAAGGTGGTTTCAACATTCGGTTGGCTGGTCAGCTTACTGGATATGAAATTGATGTTTATCGCGATTCTGATGTGGATGTTGAAGATGTGGATCTAGAAGAATTTGCAGATGAAATTGAAGGATGGGTACTTGACGAATTGAAAGCCATTGGTTGTGATACAGCTAAAAGTGTGCTTGAAATCGGGAAAGCCGATCTTGTTAAGAGAACCGATCTTGAGGAAGAAACAGTTGATGAACTGATCAAGATCCTGAAAGAAGAATTTGCTGACTGA
- the rimP gene encoding ribosome assembly cofactor RimP, producing MITESTVRALIEEKLEGTDLFIVSAKVLPSNRIRVFIDAVGGLNVMDCVSISRHIEGNLDREVEDYELEVSSPGLTEPFQHPLQYKKNVGREVRVTTLDGVQVKGLLTAFNDDEITVEPEVKKKKEEVGPITIPLSTIKEAKTVISFK from the coding sequence ATGATAACGGAAAGTACAGTTAGAGCATTGATTGAAGAAAAGTTGGAGGGAACCGACCTTTTCATCGTTTCTGCAAAAGTGTTGCCTTCAAATCGGATTCGTGTGTTTATCGATGCTGTAGGAGGACTGAACGTGATGGACTGCGTGAGCATCAGTAGACATATAGAGGGAAACCTCGATAGGGAAGTGGAGGATTATGAGTTAGAGGTCTCGTCTCCTGGGCTTACCGAACCTTTTCAACATCCATTGCAATACAAGAAGAATGTAGGAAGGGAAGTAAGGGTGACAACGTTGGATGGAGTTCAGGTCAAAGGCTTATTGACAGCTTTCAATGACGATGAAATAACCGTTGAGCCTGAAGTAAAGAAGAAAAAAGAAGAAGTGGGGCCGATCACAATCCCGCTAAGTACAATAAAGGAAGCCAAGACAGTAATATCGTTCAAATAA
- a CDS encoding gliding motility-associated C-terminal domain-containing protein, translated as MKKLYAAVILVCIGFYHASAQMTISITDIGPVTLDCGSGSAFDHTFQDDNPSGSYAPNASYEITICPDGFAGSKVSFRATSDIGDTWDIDDSDTLFVYDGPNTGAPLLGAFNNGTNTVGISVQASFNNPTGCLTFVFVSDGAVEGDGFAGITTCGYPCQPFTPIIGSDPLMEPADTGWIDICLGDTVWLNGGANFPYSGTNGGIGYDQTTGSSTFDWEFADGTSFTDEQSVFFVPTVRAGYFVEMRMTDTLGCVAATTTKIRVSTIPNFSETVSLASDTLCFGASTILLGGVTFSDTAGVAATEGSFINGGIFAGLTYLPDGSGVNYETNIEISQFDSGQVVQNASDVLDICVTMEHSFLGDLEMMLTCPNGTSIVMFNAYTGTGIGPQFAGGFGGGGTYLGQALDNGNGTPGTGWEYCFSDNAIWGTMGQEFGAGNTTPVGGSTPGNAMSAGTYLPEQSYDNLIGCPINGTWTITVRDNQGIDDGYIFEWGVLFNPDIDPNAEFYVPSITDGWWDNDPSIINNIGDTIIEVLPPNPGDYFYTFHVTDNFGCSYDTTLQIHSVPPLGSYFDDIAVCDMSYDLTAADYEILGQWDYAGPNGGTASFSPNSAANQSTVTVSQFGEYQFIYTSEYCGQADTLVVDFNPTPSPVPLINQTICPGTDLTFDAGNEDIGANYVWSPGGFTGQVLQLDSITNSGGIQVTVTNDCGTANGAATITVHTLQVSGPLDVCLATEADLLATVSTSGGTWTYTGPTGGTATFSPNEQSLIPSVSVNVQGPYVFTFTDDECSMVKTWEVYFSPAPVVTIGLDTNRICVEDNITLFYTTNTDLYDTFEWGPFGTSADTLVIAGTDSMGFNFMDTLFHVTASISNFCGTDEDEVVYQVIDCNLDVPNVFNPESSIPENQYFNIVALELHPGNNVKIFDRWGRKCYDVDNYHLNPWNGGKEKDGVYYFVLERPGYEAETGYVHLVHGHQ; from the coding sequence ATGAAAAAATTATACGCTGCAGTAATACTAGTATGTATCGGATTTTATCACGCATCTGCGCAAATGACCATCTCCATTACGGATATCGGACCTGTGACGTTGGACTGTGGATCAGGTTCAGCGTTTGATCATACTTTCCAAGATGATAATCCCTCCGGCTCGTACGCACCAAATGCTTCGTATGAAATTACAATCTGTCCTGATGGTTTTGCTGGAAGCAAAGTCTCTTTCAGGGCAACTTCAGATATAGGCGATACATGGGACATTGATGATTCGGACACGCTATTTGTGTATGACGGTCCTAACACCGGTGCTCCTCTTTTGGGCGCTTTCAACAATGGAACAAATACTGTAGGTATCTCTGTGCAGGCTTCGTTCAACAACCCCACAGGCTGCTTAACATTCGTATTTGTGAGTGATGGAGCGGTTGAAGGAGACGGATTTGCTGGTATCACTACCTGCGGATATCCATGTCAACCGTTTACTCCAATTATTGGATCGGACCCATTGATGGAACCAGCAGATACTGGTTGGATTGATATCTGCCTTGGCGATACAGTTTGGTTAAACGGAGGCGCTAACTTTCCATATTCAGGAACGAATGGTGGAATCGGCTACGACCAAACAACTGGCAGTAGCACGTTTGACTGGGAATTTGCTGATGGTACAAGTTTCACTGATGAGCAAAGCGTTTTCTTCGTACCTACAGTAAGAGCAGGGTATTTCGTTGAAATGCGCATGACTGATACTCTAGGGTGCGTTGCCGCTACCACTACAAAAATCCGTGTCTCCACCATTCCGAATTTCTCAGAAACAGTTTCCCTTGCAAGTGATACACTTTGCTTCGGAGCTAGTACTATTTTACTTGGGGGCGTCACATTTAGCGACACCGCAGGAGTTGCCGCAACAGAGGGTTCATTTATCAACGGAGGCATTTTTGCAGGACTCACGTATCTTCCTGATGGTTCAGGAGTAAATTATGAAACCAATATTGAGATATCACAATTCGACTCTGGGCAAGTGGTCCAAAACGCATCAGATGTGTTGGATATTTGTGTCACGATGGAACATTCATTCTTGGGTGACCTTGAAATGATGCTTACCTGCCCGAACGGAACAAGCATTGTTATGTTTAACGCTTATACAGGAACTGGAATCGGACCACAGTTTGCAGGCGGTTTTGGTGGCGGTGGAACATACTTGGGGCAGGCCCTAGACAATGGAAATGGAACACCAGGCACTGGGTGGGAGTATTGCTTTTCTGACAATGCCATATGGGGAACCATGGGACAGGAGTTCGGGGCAGGAAACACCACTCCTGTTGGAGGGTCTACGCCTGGTAACGCCATGTCCGCTGGCACATACTTACCTGAACAATCGTATGACAATTTGATCGGATGTCCAATCAACGGGACGTGGACAATTACTGTAAGAGACAATCAAGGAATCGATGATGGTTATATTTTTGAATGGGGAGTATTGTTCAATCCTGATATTGATCCGAACGCTGAATTTTATGTCCCTTCCATTACCGATGGTTGGTGGGATAACGACCCTAGCATCATTAATAATATTGGAGACACGATAATTGAGGTCCTACCACCTAACCCAGGTGATTACTTCTACACCTTCCATGTGACTGACAACTTTGGCTGTTCATACGACACAACATTACAGATTCACTCTGTTCCACCGCTTGGGTCATATTTCGATGATATTGCTGTTTGTGACATGTCGTATGATTTAACTGCCGCTGATTACGAAATTCTTGGCCAATGGGATTATGCTGGTCCTAACGGTGGCACTGCATCATTTAGTCCAAATTCAGCTGCCAACCAATCTACCGTCACGGTTTCTCAATTTGGTGAATATCAATTCATTTACACGAGTGAATATTGCGGACAAGCAGACACACTTGTAGTCGACTTCAACCCAACTCCATCTCCTGTACCGTTAATCAACCAGACAATTTGCCCAGGAACAGATTTGACCTTTGATGCTGGTAACGAGGATATAGGCGCTAACTACGTTTGGTCTCCTGGAGGGTTCACAGGCCAGGTACTTCAATTGGATTCAATAACCAATTCTGGTGGCATTCAAGTAACGGTTACGAACGATTGCGGAACTGCAAACGGTGCAGCTACTATCACCGTTCACACGTTGCAAGTATCAGGTCCGCTGGATGTTTGCCTTGCAACTGAGGCAGATCTGCTCGCTACAGTTAGTACAAGTGGAGGCACTTGGACCTATACTGGCCCAACTGGTGGCACAGCGACTTTTTCTCCGAATGAACAATCTCTTATTCCTTCTGTATCAGTAAACGTTCAAGGTCCTTATGTTTTCACATTTACCGATGACGAGTGCAGCATGGTTAAAACATGGGAAGTTTACTTTTCTCCAGCACCAGTTGTAACCATTGGATTGGATACGAATAGAATTTGCGTTGAGGACAACATCACGCTATTCTATACGACCAACACTGATCTTTACGATACATTCGAGTGGGGACCATTTGGGACTAGTGCAGATACCTTGGTTATTGCTGGAACTGATTCTATGGGCTTTAACTTTATGGATACACTTTTCCATGTGACTGCAAGCATCAGTAACTTCTGCGGAACAGACGAAGACGAAGTGGTCTATCAAGTAATTGATTGCAACTTGGATGTTCCGAACGTGTTCAACCCAGAATCAAGCATTCCAGAAAATCAATATTTCAATATTGTTGCACTTGAGCTTCATCCAGGTAATAATGTCAAGATCTTTGACCGATGGGGTAGAAAATGCTATGATGTTGATAACTACCACTTGAACCCTTGGAACGGTGGAAAAGAGAAAGATGGTGTTTACTACTTTGTACTTGAGCGTCCGGGATATGAGGCTGAAACTGGATATGTGCATCTTGTGCACGGTCATCAGTAA
- the metF gene encoding methylenetetrahydrofolate reductase [NAD(P)H] yields MKVIDHLKGAKSTLFSIEILPPLKGKSIDSLFSGIEPLLEFKPSFVDVTYHREEYVYKKRPGGFLEKVSIKKRPGTVGICAAIMNKYGLDAVPHIICGGFTKEETENALIDLNFLGIDNVLVLQGDSIKTEPNFVPEPDGHAYASELVEQVVNLNKGIYLDEDLTNVKETNFCIGVAGYPEKHIKAPNRKTDLRYLKKKVDAGAEYIVTQMFFDNKAYFKFVEECRAADITVPIIPGLKPMTTKGQASVLPSLFHIDVPVDLYDAVEKCKDNDAAAEIGIEWCIEQSKELVAAGVPCLHYYTMGTSGATKSVAERIF; encoded by the coding sequence ATGAAAGTCATAGATCACTTAAAGGGTGCCAAAAGCACCCTTTTTTCCATTGAAATACTTCCTCCGCTGAAAGGAAAAAGTATCGACTCGCTATTCAGTGGAATCGAACCGTTACTTGAATTCAAACCATCTTTCGTGGATGTTACGTATCACCGTGAGGAATACGTTTACAAAAAACGACCAGGCGGTTTCTTGGAAAAAGTGAGCATAAAAAAACGTCCTGGAACAGTTGGTATTTGTGCGGCAATCATGAATAAATATGGTTTAGATGCCGTTCCACACATTATCTGTGGCGGATTTACCAAAGAGGAAACGGAAAACGCACTTATCGACCTCAATTTCTTAGGCATTGATAACGTGCTCGTTCTTCAAGGCGATTCTATAAAAACAGAGCCCAATTTTGTTCCTGAACCAGATGGTCATGCCTATGCGAGCGAATTGGTTGAGCAGGTCGTTAACCTCAACAAAGGCATTTATTTGGATGAAGACCTGACGAATGTAAAGGAGACCAACTTCTGCATTGGCGTGGCCGGATATCCTGAGAAGCATATAAAAGCTCCAAACCGTAAAACTGACCTGAGATACCTGAAGAAGAAAGTGGATGCAGGTGCGGAATACATCGTTACTCAGATGTTCTTCGACAATAAGGCTTACTTCAAATTTGTTGAGGAGTGTAGAGCTGCTGACATTACTGTTCCGATTATTCCAGGTCTCAAACCAATGACCACTAAAGGTCAAGCAAGCGTGCTGCCGAGTTTATTTCATATTGATGTGCCTGTGGATCTTTACGATGCTGTTGAAAAGTGCAAGGACAATGACGCTGCGGCAGAAATTGGAATTGAATGGTGCATTGAACAAAGCAAGGAATTGGTAGCCGCAGGCGTGCCATGCTTGCACTACTACACGATGGGAACTTCTGGTGCTACGAAATCAGTAGCAGAAAGGATTTTCTGA
- a CDS encoding riboflavin synthase — MFTGIIETLGKLTQLEKQGSNIHFTFTSSIASELKVDQSVAHNGVCLTVVKLMENDRYVVTAIDETLRRTNLGQLQIGDEVNLERCMAANGRFDGHIVQGHVDQLGELVSLEEKGGSHLFTFKHDQGDNFTVDKGSITINGVSLTAFDTSDSGFSVAIIPYTFEHTNFKHLRVGNTVNLEFDIIGKYVARMLAGR; from the coding sequence ATGTTCACAGGAATCATTGAAACATTAGGAAAGCTCACGCAGCTAGAAAAGCAAGGGTCAAATATTCATTTCACCTTTACTTCATCAATCGCCTCTGAACTCAAAGTGGATCAAAGTGTAGCACATAATGGCGTGTGTTTGACGGTGGTAAAATTGATGGAGAATGATCGTTATGTGGTCACAGCCATTGATGAAACTCTGCGTAGAACCAATCTTGGTCAACTACAAATAGGAGACGAAGTGAATCTGGAAAGGTGCATGGCCGCCAATGGAAGATTTGATGGACACATCGTTCAAGGTCACGTAGATCAATTAGGAGAACTTGTGTCTTTGGAGGAAAAAGGTGGAAGTCATCTCTTCACCTTTAAGCATGACCAAGGAGATAATTTCACGGTTGATAAAGGTTCGATTACCATCAATGGAGTAAGCCTAACGGCATTCGATACTTCAGATAGTGGATTTTCGGTTGCCATAATCCCTTACACGTTTGAGCATACCAATTTCAAACATCTACGCGTTGGGAATACCGTAAACTTGGAATTCGACATCATCGGCAAGTACGTTGCGCGAATGCTTGCCGGTCGTTGA